CTAAAAAGTCAATTCTGGCTGAGGCCAGTTTGAAAGTGTTATGCTCGATAGTGTAAAAGGCCTAATTTGATTGGTCATATATATTGTAAGCCACATGAGTCCACTCTCATGTCGTAGACATGGATTGATAGGCAATAAATACTCTCTTTGAAGGCCCACCCCTTACAATATCAGTATTTGTTGGATTCTTTAGTTgccttattttgtttcttatatgATTCAGATTTTCTCTGAAGGGATTGGTGTTAGGGGCTGATATTAAATGGACCAAGGATGTGTAGGAGTGAGGGAAATCTTGGGAATAAAATTAGCATCTATAGGGTTTTTTCTTTAGTAGGTTTGAAGATAAGCTTTCATCCCAGATGGGGAAAGCTATGCTGAAATCAGAAAATTTtagtgaaaagaagaaaaggtgAGGATGGTTGGAAGAAAGTTTACTTATCCCTAGGTGGCAAGATTACTCTAGTGCAGTCATGTTTATCCCTTATCCCgttgtatttttttatctttgcaCAAAGCTCCAATTATAGTAGCCTTCAGGATTCCTGGATTGCTGAGAGATTTTATGTGGTCAGGTGTTGGGAAAGGGAGGAGAGATCACTTTGTTAGGCATTGGGAGAATATCCTTGAGGAATAGAACCCTTCTaaggaagtggttgtggaggttCCTTAGGGAGAGTGATGCTTTATGGAACAAGGTCATCTTGGGTATCTTTCAAACGCTGATGGATGGGATGTCAACTATATTGTTAGGTGGTTAGATAAATgcccttggaaggctattacaTAGGGCTCCTCAGAATTCTTTGTTTGCACTTGTTATTCTGTGTGTAATGATacaaaaattcacttttaaaaagatatttggTTAGGTAATAAATCTCTTAGTGAGTAGTTCCCAAACATCTATAGAGTGTTGAGGTTGAGAAACTGTTATTTCCTCAGTGCAAGTTTCTTCCTCCTTGTCTATATCTTGGAACTTCAAATTTCATCGTAATCTCTTAGCAAGAAATTGAGGGACTAGCTTGTCTAATGGTTGTTTTAGCCATGTCTATTTGTCACTCACTTTTCTTGACATGAGAGTTTGTTCCTGGACATCCTCAAGATTGTTTTCAGTTTAGCTTTTTCTTTAATGCTATCCCGACTTTGACCATTTCAGTTCATTTTATTCTTGGatatttaatttggaaattcaaagCTCCACCAAAAGTAAAGGCCTTTGCATAGCTTATGGAAAATAAGAAGTtcaatactaatgacttgctctAATGGGAAAAATCATACAAAGCACATAGCCAGGAATGGTGTGTCATATGCAGGGGGAGTGGAGAGTCTaatagatcatttttttttttatgttgcctTGAAGCACTAACATTATGGTGTAGATTAATTTGACTTCTAGGGATTGATTGAGTTCCACCCAGAAGGGTAATGGAAATGTTAATTATATCATTTAGAGATTTTGGTCGACTTTCCTTAAGGCAAGACTTTTTGGTGTATTGTTTGCCTCACTTTGATTTGGACCATTTGGTGGGAAAGGAAAGCAAAAATTTTATGGGACAGATGGACTCAAGAAACAGTTTGAGTTTTGCTTGTTTTACTTCCCGTCTTCGGTGTGGGCTTCTACCAGTGAAGCTTTTACTGATATTTCTTTGAGCCTCATTCTACTAGATGGGAATATGATTTGTAGAACCATGAGGTTGACTAAGGAGACAGTTTGTGAATGACTACCACCTCCAGTGGGTTTTGTTTAGCTAAATTTTGAGGAATGACAACTCAAGGCATTTAGGGATTGGATGGTTGCTTAGAGATTATTGTGGCAGTGTGTTAAGACATTCTCCAAACTTGCAGGTTGGGGTTTAGCCATTGAGATAGAAATTCTAGCTCTTTTAGAAGGGTTGTTACAAGTGAAAGCTTTGGGTACCTCCAATTTTCTAGTAGAAGATGATTCCACTACTATTATATCATGAGAACAAGTTTGATGTTCCTTCTCTTGGGCTCCTCGCTTAGGCAATCATGCAATAGATGTGTTAACAAAATATGGAGCTAGACACATGGTTTCTTTCATAGGAGAATTTTTACCTCTGAATTATAGCTAGATCTGCCTTTGTGAAGTAGTGTACACTAGTGTACtttttggaaggatttctcatcattCTTTATACTTAATATTTCATTGCATTGAAATCATTGTTtcttatccaaaaataaaataaaattgaagatggAATGTAGTAGAAGAGCAGGTGTAGGAgaaggaagaaaatgatgatgaagatagAGATGTAGTACTAGAACAGATATAAGAGCAAATTAATAATAATCTCACACTCTGAACAAAGGGTGAAGCTGAAACTCTCAATGTTCAGTAACTGGAAAGCGATGAGTACAACCCTTACAACAATTAATAGTAACCCTTAAATCAAGCTAATCTCAGTCATCAATATATAACCAAagtaaaagaaactaaaaggggaaaactgaaaataaaaaactagtgTCTATATGggtatactttttattttctatttttaaaataaaaaaatagtaataaattatatttttaaaatttaaaaatttaaaaatttgacttagtaaaaaaaattttatacctcgatttttttaaatgatttttaaaaccattacaTTTTTAATGTAAGCATCTAAGCCTTCTtctatcttatataaaagttattactattttctaattttaaaaacagaaaataagaaGTGTATCCAATGGAACACCTAGTAACTTCTTGCTAAGCTAGGGTGAACATTAAGTGAACATTAACTCATTACTGTAGCATGAATGCAGAATAGTACCCATTACAGTGACTCGTTATTGCATAATAATACCAACTACTTAACTCTTTTTCCCACCAAAGACGGCTTCTTGATAGGCATGCAGTCCACATCCTTGGGTTTGGGCTTccgaataatatttatttaatcagtCAATAGCATCGATTAAAATGTCGGAATTTGTCAGTGAAATATGGGGCAGATATCTTGATTGGCctatgtttccattttttttgccATTTAGCACTCCTTTTCGACAATATACTGATATTTTAGTGATATTTCGATATTATCGCTGATATTCCGGTGCCATGTCAGCACCTTTTTACcatttaatgataaaattaattggGCTGCTAGGTGCATAGTGCAGCGCAGTCCAGCCATCTAAGACTCAATGATCCTAGGCCTAAATGCGTTCCATCAAGCCACCTGATGCTCTGCCTTATTAAATAAGGCATCTCTTTCCTTTGAAAATCCGATGTGGGATTCTCtcttgaagagaaaaaaacataaaaaactgcAAGGGCCTTGGTCCTTAAGTGTGATGCATATGAACCCCCAAATGTGTTTTGTCACTAAAAACGCacatgtaatttatatattgaaaatcaattaaaataaattcaattttaattatattattatgtattttatatagtaATTGCATACAGGAGgaatagaaatttataaataaagtttttaatattattaaataaaaatattaaatatattctcattttattattaatgtgttttcaaattcaatatattattgtctaattttataaatttattataaatatatcaatttcttccttaaaataacttcaatgtatatattgttgttttttctataattgaaaagttttgattaattttcatttatcaatatcttttgtcaaaatatccactgaTATTTCCCGATATACCCATAAAATCCAACTACCTATATATCcgtaaaaaacaatattttcatccttggtcaATAGGTCTATAAGGAAAGGAATATGGGTTTACTCTAACCAAAGCTATTGCATCCTTTGTCCTTTTTTGTTATCATCCATATTCTGATCAAgttaaagttttaattttctcatgtgGTGGCTGTAGTTTTGTGGTGAGAATTTCACGTTGTGGCCATGGAGACCTGGGCTCGAATCCCAGCAGCCACAAGGTAGAAGTTAAATTTTCGAATTTTTAGGTTatcaaaaaaagttttaattttcatttttatgactCTCTTTTTGAAGCATATAGTTTGTAGTGCTCATTCTATTGATATTGGAAAAGCCAACTCATGTTTCCACTCCATTTTATCAAGTCTCCTCTACTAATAGGAATTTAACTTGGCACATTAAAGGTGGTTCTAAAATGCCATCAGGAGGAAAGGTCAATTGAATGGGGATTggactcttattttattttagtgcATGTATATTTATGGGATATCTAAGAATATAATGAACCTCACCATTGGTAAATGAGTTGTGTTGACAAGCCCTGCTTGATGCATTCTTATATCCAAGATTGCAGTGAAGCATTCTAAGAAAGTGTGGCTTATGATTTTGttcatctttcatttttatGGCTGATCATGCTTGGCCGAACTATCTTATtcctgattttttattttgtgtgtttCTTTGACCTCTTTCTGCTTTTTGCACGAATAGGAACTTATGGAAAAAACCATTGATTGGAAGTATGGTTGATGGTTTTGATGTAAATTCTTAAGCATTATGCCTATGCTTGCAGATTGGTGTTTAATATTTGCTACTAGTGGTTTGATTGGTCCTCAAATATTAGCGTGAAGCTGCATTCCTTCTTTGAACTTAATCTTATCTTTATCATTTCTCTAAAATACTCTGCTGTCTGAATGTGTTTTGAACTTAATTGGGGATATGTATTTGGTTCCACATGTTTATGTGGTGTTCTTGCATGTCCAAGGAATGATCACTTAAGAAAGTGTTTCTACTTTTGGATGCTTTGTGTCTATCTTGATCTCAACTGAAAGTCCTTCTGGTTTAGACTGGCCATGTGTTGATGTATCTGTGACTTCCATATTAAGGACCTGGCCAATGAGATTTATAAGAAAGTAGAAGATCAAAAGCCCCTCAGAGGAAGAAATCAGGATGCAATTTTGGCAGCATGCATATACATTGCTTGTCGACAAGAAGATAAACCCCGCACTGTAAAAGGTATAATGCAAGTTTCCTAACAATTTGATACTTTGTGGTCATGTCTCTGTGTATGAGAGTATCTTAACATATGATTTCGACTAGAAATTTGTTCGGTTGCCAATGGAGCCACAAAAAAGGAAATTGGCCGAGCCAAAGAGTACATTGTAAAACAACTAGAGGTAGAGATGGGTCAATCCATGGAAATGGGAACCATTCATGCTGGGGACTTTCTGGTAAGTTTTTATTGAAGTAGCTCTTCATCTTTTTTCCGTGTTTCTGGTGTTTGGTATGTAGCATGTGTTTCATCTCCTAAATTTTCTCTGTTGATAATTTGTCTAGTCCAACCACTAATTATTCCCACCTAAAATTTTATAGCGGCGCTTTTGCTCCCATCTTGGCATGACCAATCAGGCAGTCAAGGCCGCCCAAGAGGCTGTTCAGAAATCTGAAGAGCTTGATATAAggtagtttttctttttaacctcGATTTTCTTGTTTAGTGCCAAAGATCagtttattttatgattttttatttttttttggttttattttttttatgtataaagaACTCTATGCTAAATGGGTGTCCACAACTTCACAAAATCAAATGTCTTTTACTTCAGGGAACTCCTGCTGTCACATGTTTGCCTGCTTGATCTCCTTTTAGCACATGAGCTGCCTGTTTGTGCCCCCCACTATGTATTTGCATTACTAATAGAGGGAAGCTAGTATACTTTTTAAATAAGCTGGATTGTGCTTTATTTCACACAATTCCACAGTGAATGAAAAATAGATGACATAACATTCACCAAAGAAAGCATGAAGTGTCTTCAAGAAACTAATGAAATTTTGGCTATGCAACTAATCTTTCCAGTCCTTACTGCCTCTCTGAAATACTCTCTATCACATGCTGTCACTCGTTTTTGGTAGACTATAGATCTTAAACTAGTGGTGGCGCCTACACAGTGCAACATTCCACacgtgtttttaaattttatttctcaacATTTGCTTCGAAAAAGATGGTTGTTTTTTAGATGGGTGGGGGGAGATGTGATAACTATTTGTCAATAACTATTTATCCCTAGCATTAAAATTAAGGGTATTTTTTAGAATGGAATTGTTCTCGGGATGAAGCCGACCATATTTTCTTGTTGAACAGTAAAAGATGAAATATTCACATGCTTGGGCCTGTGAATGATAGAATTGACTGCCTTTCTTGTGTAGTTAGTTACTTTGTACAGGAAGAAGGTTGGGAGGGGGGAAGGGGAACTTTGGAGACAATTAAAGGGAGGAAGATAAAGAGTTAGATGGCTTGTACAAACCCTTAAATCTCATTTACCTTTTGTAGGAGAAGCCCAATTTCAGTGGCAGCAGCTGTTATTTACATGATAACTCAATTATCGGATGACAAGAAGCTTCTCAAAGGTTAGCATGATATTTCTCAGTTCTTGTTGTTGATTTTACAGAGTTAATATGAGAAGCCCTATGGGTGCAGATATTTCTCTTGCTACTGGAGTTGCTGAAGGGACCATCCGGAACTCCTATAAGGACCTTTATCCTTACGCTTCCAGGATAATACCCAGTTCATATGCCAAGGAGGAAGACCTCAGGAATCTCTGCAGCCCTTAGAAATATACGCCATGGCAccatttttaatgtttgatgCTGCTTCAGTTCGCAAACTTGACTTGCTCTTGTAGTCTTAATGTAATTAGTAGCAAGCGTTAAATGTATTCTTTGACCCATAACAGCAAGAGTCGGTGCCAAGGGATGTCATATCAGGAAAGGTTTGGGGAAGTTCTGCCCACCCCATGAAGATGCCTGTTGATAGGTAGAGGCTGGACATCCCATAGCTCCTAAGTTTATATGTTTCAGTTCCTTTCTTTTCTGTTGCTGATAACATGATTGCCTGTTGAAACAGCTATCtggtcttttcttttcttccctaGGCTGAATTTGTTTCCACTCCAGGGATGTTAAGATGCTGATGAATATCTGCCTAGTAAGATCATCGAAGAAAAAAATCTGATTCCAATCTTAAGCTAGGCTAGAGGTAGACCTAGCAACTCTATGCAAACAGGTAAATGGCTTTCTGAGAGTATTGTTCTCTCCATTTGTTTGGGGTATGGTTCCAGCAGTTGCCATTGGTGAAGGGCTTGTATCAATATCAGCTTCTGCTTCCTGTGACTTGATTTTTAAGGGTAATTATGCAGAAACTAGTAGACAATAAACAAGAGTTGCCATCCCTTTCCAATCTCCATATGATCAAAATCTTGCTCCTGCTCGTGCTCTTCTTCTAGACTTCTTCCTCCTCATCCTATTGAGCATCCATTTACCTGCTTCCGTCTGAGAATATCCCATCCTTGTGAGTCTAGAATGGCTGAGCAAACGGTAAACCAGCAGTCCCTTCACTACCACACTCTAATCGTCTGCCTTGTGATGATAATACACCAAGCCCACTCTCCATTACCTCATAATGCAGTCAATGAGGAGGGCTTCTAGGTAGCTCATATCATCTCTTTGGCC
The sequence above is drawn from the Vitis riparia cultivar Riparia Gloire de Montpellier isolate 1030 chromosome 6, EGFV_Vit.rip_1.0, whole genome shotgun sequence genome and encodes:
- the LOC117916817 gene encoding transcription initiation factor IIB-like, encoding MTDTYCPECKRYTEVVLDHSAGDTVCSECGLVLEAHSIDEASEWRTFANESADNDPVRVGGPSNPLLADGGLSTLISKPSNGGPSNDFLSSSLGRWQNRGSNPDRSLIQAFKTIATMCDRLGLVATIKDLANEIYKKVEDQKPLRGRNQDAILAACIYIACRQEDKPRTVKEICSVANGATKKEIGRAKEYIVKQLEVEMGQSMEMGTIHAGDFLRRFCSHLGMTNQAVKAAQEAVQKSEELDIRRSPISVAAAVIYMITQLSDDKKLLKDISLATGVAEGTIRNSYKDLYPYASRIIPSSYAKEEDLRNLCSP